CCGGTACGCATCCCTCGCCGTGATGATTCTCACCATCGGAAAGATCTTCCTCTACGACCTCGCCCACCTGAAGGACACCCTGCTTCGCGCCCTCTCGTTCCTGGGGCTGGGGACGAGCCTGCTGCTGATCGCCTACCTTTACATGCGTTTCGTTTTCCGCCGGAGGGACGAATGCGAATCCGCCGCTTCGCGGGAGTCCTGATCCTCGCGGTCCTTCCCCTGGCCGCCCAGGTTCCGCCTGGCCGATTTGAGCGCATCGCCCAGGCCCCTTCGGAGGGCTGGTACCGTGTCAATCTGGATCCCGCCACGCGGGGGCGCATGACCCCCGACGCCCGGGACTTGAGGATTGTGGACGCTTCGGGCGCCGAAGTGCCCTACCGGCTCCTTCTACCCCCGAAGCCAGCCGAAGCCATACCAGCCGCAGCGCGCGCTGTCCGGGAATCCCCGGATGGGTGGGAACTGGTCTTCGACCTCGGTGCCTCGACGCCTCCCCATCATGCCTTCCGTTTCGAGTTCGCCAACCGCGCGGCGGTTTCCGACTGCCGGCTGGAGTCGGGCCGAGACGGCGCATCCTGGCGCCTTCTGGCCCGGGGGGACCTTTTCCGCCTCGGCGAAGGTGAGGGCCTGTCGAGAACTTCTCTGGCCTACCCGGCCACCTCGGATCGCTACCTCCGCCTGATCTGGCCCAAGGGGGGAGACTACCCCGACGTCCGGCGCGCCGAAGCCCTTCCCGCGCCGCCTTCGCCCGCCACGATCCTCGAGTTCGCTCTGAGCCTGACCCACGAGAGCGATCTACCCGCCGGCCGCGTTTATCTCGTGAGCCTGCCGGGTACCGGCGCCGGCCTGAAGGGACTCCGCCTCGCGGCACACGGCGCCGGGGCCCTTTCCTACCGGCTCTGCGCCGTCCGTCAGGGCCGCTGGGAGACCGTCGCCGAGGGGACGTTGACCGCCGATCCAAAGGGCGCGTGGCCCGATGTGGCCGTTGAGGAGGGCCCCTTCGAGAGCCCCGTGCTCCGGCTCGAGGTCGCCTCGGGGGTTCTTCCCTCGCCCTCCGTTGCGGCGGTTTGGGGTTCTTTTCAGGTTCCCTCGATCTTCTTCCATGCCGGTGCGCCCGGCGCCTACCGCTTCACGTACGGCAGCCTTGGCATGGCGCCGCCTCAGTACCCTTCTTTCGCGGTCCCGTCCCCCCCCGAGTCCGTACCCCTCCTGGTCTTGGGGCCCGAGCGCGATGGAGCGCCCGCAGGCCTGCCCGCCGCCCGGGCGGGCCTGGGTGCCGCCCTGCCCGAGGCCTCCTTCTCCACCGCCTGGCCCGTGAATCCCGGGCTGAGACCCGGGGAATTGGCCCGATTGGAGTTGCCCGGGGCCGTCTACGCCCCGGCCCGGACGGACCTCGGGGACCTGCGCCTGGAGTCGGGCGGGCGTCAGGTACCGTACCTGCTCCATGCGGCCGCCGAGCCGGTCTCCGTGTGGCGGGTCACCGGGCTCATCCCGAGCCCGGGCCGCATCCGGGGTGAAAGCGAAATCCTCCTCCCCGAGGTTCCCAAGGGTATGCACCTGACGGCCCTGGAACTGCGGACCTCCGCCTCGGCTTTCCACCGGCCCCTCGCCGTCCATTTTGTGGCCGATGGAAGCAGGCCTGGTCTCGAATCCCCACCGGCCGTCCACCACGGCGACTGGTCTTGCGCGGGCGCCTCGGCCCTGCCCTGCCGGCTCGTCGTGCCCCTATGGGGCGCCAGCCCCGGCGGAAAGATCCGTGTGGTCTTTCAGGACGGCGACAACCCGGCCCTTTCCTCGGTGGACGCGCTCCTGTGGCGCCGTGGACATACACTCTTTTTTCTGGCGCCCGAGGGGCCCGCGCGCCTCCTGGCCGGCTCGCCGAACCTGCAGCCGCCCCGCTATGACCTGGCCTCCCTGGCCTCCCAGATCCTCGCCATGCCCAGCCAGGCTGCCGACCTGGGTCCCGCCGAGGAAGGGGGCTCCCTGGCGGGCTCCCGGACGGTCCGGCTCGTCCTCGTCGGCGCCCTCATCCTCTGCGGTGCGGTCCTCCTCCTCATCCTCGCCCGCGCCTTGAAAAGGCCCGAGGGTTGACGCGCTCTCAGCCCGCCGGTGCCGGGATCTGCCCACCCACGCGGCAAGTGGTTTCCTGTTTTGCTCTCCTCCGGAATGGCTGATTCTCTCGTTCCCTGTTTCCTTCACCTTGCATCCCCGCCTTCCTTGCCCTAGACTCCCTCTCCCGTCGTGGAGCATGCCATGGCCTGGTTTAACAAGACGCCGCCGCCCCCCCCCAGGACGGTGCTCGCCCCAACGGCCCTCCTGGAGGGAGACCTGGTCACACGCTCCGAGGTGGAGGTCCACGGGCGAGTGGCCGGCACCCTCAAGACCGATTCGACCCTTACAGTGGGGCGGGAAGGCTCCTTGGAGGGTGAAGCCCAATGCTCCGCCCTGGAAGCGGCCGGTCGGTTGAAAGGCCAATTCGCCACGGCCGGGCTCTCCTCCTTCGGGGAGTCCGCACGCTTCGAGGGGGACCTCTCGACCAGACGCCTAAGAATCGCGGCCGGCGCCGTGCTGAGGGGCCGCATCCGGGAGTCCCAGGCTTGATTCTCTACGCCATCACCGACCGCCGGCTCGCCTTCTCCGAGGAGGGCCTCCTGGGTCAGGCCTCCCGCCTGCTGCGGTCGGGAGTGGACTGGCTCCAGATCCGGGAGAAGGACCTCCCCGACGGGGCCCTGTGCGCGGTCCTCGGCGCTCTCCGGTTCGAAGCCCTCCGGTTCGAGACGCGGCTGCTGGTCAACGGGCGTCCGGATCTGGCCCTTGCGGCGGGCGCCTCGGGCGTTCATCTCCCCGCCTCCGGCCTTCCCACGGACGAGGTTCGCCGGTTGTGTCCGCCTCCCATGTTCGTGGTCCGGTCCTGTCACTCCGTGAAGGAGGTGCGAACCGCGGCGGACCTGGGCGCCGACGCGGTCACCCTGGGTCCCGTTTTCGATACGCCCTCCAAGCGCGCCTTCGGAGCGCCGCTGGGCCTGGGAACGCTTGAAGAGGCGTGTCGGGCGGTCTCCATCCCCGTTCTCGCCATAGGAGGCGTTGGAATCCCTGACATCCCCCGGATTCGCGCCGCCGGCGCCGCCGGCCTGGCGGCCATCCGCCTCTTCGCCGAGACGCCCAACCCGTCGGCGACGGTGGCCGATATCCGGAGGCAGTGCCCTGATGGGCCCCCCGCTCCCCCAGGGCCTCGAATTTTTTGACGGGGGAGGCGTTCCATTTTAAATTGTTAGGCGCCGGGGACTCCCGGGCCCTTCGGCTGGAGGTGCCGTAATGAAGGTCAAACTGACCGTCGCCCTCATCATCGTGGCAGGCGCGGTGGGGCTCTTCTTTCTGTCCAACGCGGGAACGGGTAAGACCGTCTATTACTACAGTCCGACCCAGTACATGGCGAACCCCGCCGTGCAATCCGACCGGCTCAAACTCAAAGGGATCATCGAACCCGGTAGCGTCCGTCTATCGGCGGACCGGCTCGACCTCTGGTTCGAGGTCTCGGACGGTGAGAGGAAGATCCCGGTTCATTACCGCGGGGCCGTCCCCGACGCCTTCAAGGAAGGTCTCGAGGTGGTGGTGGACGGCCGCATGAGCGGGAGCGGAACCTTCGAGGGGCGAGAGCTCATCGTCAAGTGTCCTTCGAAGTACGAATCCACAGACGGTCTTCCCAAGGCCTGACCCATGGGGACCATCGGGACTTACGCGCTCTTCATCGCCCTGGCCCTGGCCCTCTGGGGAGCCGTGGCGGCCTTCGTGGCCTATCGAACCAACGACCTTCGGTACCTCCGCAGCGCTGTGCGCTCCATCCACGGAATCACGGCCTTGTCCCTCCTGGCCGTGGCGGCGCTGTGGATCGCCCTCTTGAAAAACGACTTCACGATCAAGTACGTCTGGGAGTACTCCCGCTCCTCCCAGCCCATCATCTACAAGTTGTCCGCGCTCTGGGGGGGAATGAACGGGTCCATCCTCTTCTGGTGCGCGCTGCTGGCCGTTTTCTGCTCCTTGGCCGTGGTCCTGAACCGGACCAACAACTTGAGGCTGTTGCCCTTCACCAGCTTCGTGCTGCTCCTGACCCTTCTCTTTTTCCTCGTCCTCCTGAACTTCAAGACGAGCCCCTTTGAGCCCCTCATGGACTCCGAGGGCCTGGCCGTCAAGGCCTATGCCCCTGAAATGCTGGCCCGAATCGAGGGGAACGGCCTCAACCCCCTCCTTCAGAACGTCTACATGGCCATCCACCCGCCCATGCTCTACCAGGGCTACGTGGGCTTCGCCATCCCCTTCGCCTTCATCCTGGGCGCGCTGGCCCACAGGGAGCGCAACACCTTCTGGATGCGGTCGGCCAGAAACTGGGCCATGTACTCGTGGCTCACTCTGGGCATCGGAATCCTCCTGGGCGGATACTGGGCCTACATCGAACTCGGGTGGGGAGGCTACTGGGCCTGGGATCCCGTGGAGAACGCCTCCTTCCTGCCCTGGGTGACGGGGACGGCCTTTCTTCACTCCTTCTTGATGCAGGAGAAACGCGGGATTTACCGGTTCTGGAACGTCTTCTTCATCATGGCCACCTTCCTGCTGTGCATCTACGGGACCTTCCTCACCCGCTCGGGCATCCTGCAATCGGTCCACGCCTTCGGACAGGAGGACCCGACGATCCCCTGGTACTTCAAGATCGGGAACATCTTCATCGCCTTCATGCTGGGCATGCTGGCCCTCGGCGTGGTTCTCATCCTGAGAAGGCAGGGCCTTCTGAAAAGCGGGCAGAGGCTCGAATCCGCCGGGAGCCGCGAGAGCCTCTTCCTGTACGGGAACCTGCTCCTGGGCCTGATGACGTTGATCGTCCTTTTCGGCGTGACGAGCCCGATTTTCGTCCGGATGGTCACGGGCAAGGAGGTGAGCCACGGCCCCGAGTTTTACAACCCGAGGATCCTGCCGGTGGCCCTCGCCATTCTCCTCGTCATGGGCATCGCATCCATCGCCCCCTGGCGGCGCGGCGGCTGGGCGGGCTACCGCCGGCACCTTCTCTTTCCCTCCTTGGCCGGCGGCTCGGCCCTGGCCGTCTCGATCGCGGCCTTCCTATACGGCGGAGCCGCCTCCCGAGCGGACTTCGCCTCCCGGCCCCTCACCTACGCCTACCTCTTCGCCTGCATCGCGCTCTCTTTCTTTGTGGCCGCCATCCTGGTAGAGGAGTACATCCGCTCGGTCAAGACATCCGTGGCCCACGGGCGGGCGACCATGCCAAGGGCCCTCCTTTCGCCCTTCCGCGACAACCCGCGTCGATACGGGGGATACCTCGTCCACCTGGGCATGGTCTGCCTCTTTCTCGGCGTGGCCTTTTCCGGGACGTTTCAAAAGGAGTACCAGGAGACCATGCGCCCCGGGGACGCCGTGCGCTTCGGGCCCTACACGGTCCGAATGGCGGGGCTCAACCATGACGATCTGAACGCCGACCTGACGAAGGTCAACGAGGCCCGGGTGTGGGCCGACCTTCACGTGTTCAAGGGGGACCGATTCGTGGCCCACCTGAGGCCCCAGCGGGTCTTCTACGCCGCGAACCCTCAGCAGCCCACCTACGAGGTCGCGATTCACTCCCGCCTCATGAACGACTTTTACACCCTCCTGGCGGGCTTCGACCCCAAGGACGGCACGGCCGTGATCGGGGCCTTCGTGAACCCCATGGTGGCATGGCTGTGGCTCGGCGGCCTGCTCGTCCTCATTGGCGGCACCACGGCCCTCGTGCCGATGAGGAGATACTGATGGCGCCCCTTCTCGCGACCCTCGTCCTGGCCGTCGCCGCCTTCGTCTGGGTCCTTCGGCCCCTATTCGAGGAGGCGCAGGCGATTCCGCAGGAGCGGGCGGCCGGCCTTTTGGCCGACGCCGTGACACGGTCCGTCCAGGAACTGGAGACGGACCTTCGCCTCCAGAAGATCGAGCCCGCAGATTTGGACATGATCCAGGAACACTTGAAACGGGAATCCGCGTCTTGAGGGGGGCCGATGCGCGCTCACATCCGGTGGACGGGGAGGGGCAGCCTCGAGCTTCTCGACCAGAGGCTCCTGCCTTCCGAAGTCGTTTTCAGGGAATGTCGCACGGCCGCCGAGGTAGCAACCGCCATCCGTGACATGGTTGTGAGGGGCGCGCCCGCCATCGGAATCTCCGCCGCGTATGGCATGGCGCTGGCCGCCCGAGCGGCCAGCGTGTCCTGCGCGAACCGCCGCGACTTCCGGCGCCAGATGAACTCCGAGGCCGAGGTGCTGGCCTCCGCGCGGCCCACGGCGGTCAACCTTCGATGGGCCGTGGACCGCCTCCTCCGCCTGGCGACGGATCTCGCCAAGAGCGGCGCGGATCCAGAGGACGTGGCCGCCTCCGTGGAGGAGGAGGCCATCCAGATCCATCGGGACGACGTCAACGCGTGCAAGTCCATCGGCAAGGTCGGCGCGGCCTTCGTGCCCAAGAAGGCTTCCATCCTCACCCACTGCAACGCCGGGGCACT
This Acidobacteriota bacterium DNA region includes the following protein-coding sequences:
- a CDS encoding cytochrome c maturation protein CcmE; translated protein: MKVKLTVALIIVAGAVGLFFLSNAGTGKTVYYYSPTQYMANPAVQSDRLKLKGIIEPGSVRLSADRLDLWFEVSDGERKIPVHYRGAVPDAFKEGLEVVVDGRMSGSGTFEGRELIVKCPSKYESTDGLPKA
- a CDS encoding polymer-forming cytoskeletal protein, whose product is MAWFNKTPPPPPRTVLAPTALLEGDLVTRSEVEVHGRVAGTLKTDSTLTVGREGSLEGEAQCSALEAAGRLKGQFATAGLSSFGESARFEGDLSTRRLRIAAGAVLRGRIRESQA
- a CDS encoding DUF3999 family protein codes for the protein MRIRRFAGVLILAVLPLAAQVPPGRFERIAQAPSEGWYRVNLDPATRGRMTPDARDLRIVDASGAEVPYRLLLPPKPAEAIPAAARAVRESPDGWELVFDLGASTPPHHAFRFEFANRAAVSDCRLESGRDGASWRLLARGDLFRLGEGEGLSRTSLAYPATSDRYLRLIWPKGGDYPDVRRAEALPAPPSPATILEFALSLTHESDLPAGRVYLVSLPGTGAGLKGLRLAAHGAGALSYRLCAVRQGRWETVAEGTLTADPKGAWPDVAVEEGPFESPVLRLEVASGVLPSPSVAAVWGSFQVPSIFFHAGAPGAYRFTYGSLGMAPPQYPSFAVPSPPESVPLLVLGPERDGAPAGLPAARAGLGAALPEASFSTAWPVNPGLRPGELARLELPGAVYAPARTDLGDLRLESGGRQVPYLLHAAAEPVSVWRVTGLIPSPGRIRGESEILLPEVPKGMHLTALELRTSASAFHRPLAVHFVADGSRPGLESPPAVHHGDWSCAGASALPCRLVVPLWGASPGGKIRVVFQDGDNPALSSVDALLWRRGHTLFFLAPEGPARLLAGSPNLQPPRYDLASLASQILAMPSQAADLGPAEEGGSLAGSRTVRLVLVGALILCGAVLLLILARALKRPEG
- a CDS encoding thiamine phosphate synthase — encoded protein: MILYAITDRRLAFSEEGLLGQASRLLRSGVDWLQIREKDLPDGALCAVLGALRFEALRFETRLLVNGRPDLALAAGASGVHLPASGLPTDEVRRLCPPPMFVVRSCHSVKEVRTAADLGADAVTLGPVFDTPSKRAFGAPLGLGTLEEACRAVSIPVLAIGGVGIPDIPRIRAAGAAGLAAIRLFAETPNPSATVADIRRQCPDGPPAPPGPRIF
- a CDS encoding cytochrome c-type biogenesis CcmF C-terminal domain-containing protein, with protein sequence MGTIGTYALFIALALALWGAVAAFVAYRTNDLRYLRSAVRSIHGITALSLLAVAALWIALLKNDFTIKYVWEYSRSSQPIIYKLSALWGGMNGSILFWCALLAVFCSLAVVLNRTNNLRLLPFTSFVLLLTLLFFLVLLNFKTSPFEPLMDSEGLAVKAYAPEMLARIEGNGLNPLLQNVYMAIHPPMLYQGYVGFAIPFAFILGALAHRERNTFWMRSARNWAMYSWLTLGIGILLGGYWAYIELGWGGYWAWDPVENASFLPWVTGTAFLHSFLMQEKRGIYRFWNVFFIMATFLLCIYGTFLTRSGILQSVHAFGQEDPTIPWYFKIGNIFIAFMLGMLALGVVLILRRQGLLKSGQRLESAGSRESLFLYGNLLLGLMTLIVLFGVTSPIFVRMVTGKEVSHGPEFYNPRILPVALAILLVMGIASIAPWRRGGWAGYRRHLLFPSLAGGSALAVSIAAFLYGGAASRADFASRPLTYAYLFACIALSFFVAAILVEEYIRSVKTSVAHGRATMPRALLSPFRDNPRRYGGYLVHLGMVCLFLGVAFSGTFQKEYQETMRPGDAVRFGPYTVRMAGLNHDDLNADLTKVNEARVWADLHVFKGDRFVAHLRPQRVFYAANPQQPTYEVAIHSRLMNDFYTLLAGFDPKDGTAVIGAFVNPMVAWLWLGGLLVLIGGTTALVPMRRY